The DNA sequence ATTGTCCAGGAAGCGCCGCGCACTCTCGCTCTGCGGGCGGTTGGCCGATGTGCCAGGGGCCGCGCCCGGGCCGCCCGGCGCGCTGCCTGGCACGTTCGGTGCCGGTTGATTGTTGGCTGGTGTGGCCGGGGTCTGGTTAGTGGTCCAGCCGAAGAAGTTCGCCAGCGCATCGCCTGCCGTCACACCGACATTGGTCACCAGGCCATTGTTGGGAGTGAAGTTGTCGTAGTAGGGCTCGCCATCGATGAAGCGGATGCCATCCGGCACCGGCTGGTCGAACTGCGGCACGCCCTTCAAGGCCTTGGCCATGTAATCGACCCAGATCGGCAGTGCCAGTTGCGCGCCGAATTCCTTGCTGCCCAGGCTCTTGGGCTGGTCGTAACCCATCCAGGCGACGGTGGCCAGGGTGTGCTGGTAGCCGGCGAACCAGCCATCCACGGCATCATTGGTGGTACCGGTCTTGCCGGCCAGGTCGGTGCGGCCAATGCTGTTGCTGCGCGCACCGGTACCGGCCTGGGCCACCGACCTGAGCAGGTTGGTCATGATATAGCTGTTGCGTTCGGCCACCACGCGCGGTGCGCCATTGCCCACGATCAGCGGGTCGGCCTTGGAGAGCACCTTGCCACGGGCATCGGTGATCTGCGAGATCAGATAGGGCTGGATCTTGTAGCCGCCGTTGGCAAACACCGAATAGGCCGCCGAGAGCTGCAATGGATTGGTCTGTCCTGCCCCCAGCGCCATGGGCAGGTAGGGCGGCACCTTGTCGGTATCGAAGCCATAGGTCCCGGTGATGAAGTCGCGGGCATAGGGCACGCCGATGTAGTCCAGCGTGCGGATGGCCACCAGGTTCACCGACTTCTGCAAGGCGGTGCGCACCGTCATGGGGCCGGCCGGGGTTTCGTCATCCTTGGGTTCCCAGTTCGGCTGTCCGGGGCCGGCCGGGTAGGAGACCGGGGCATCGTTGACGATGGAGGCCGGTGCAAAACCCTTCTCCAGCGCAGCCGAATAGATGAAGGGCTTGAAGGTCGAACCCGGCTGGCGCCAGGCTTGCGTCACGTGGTTGAAATTGTTCTGGGTGAAGTCGAAGCCACCGACCAGGGCGCGGATGGCACCATCCTGCGGCACCACCGACACCAGCGCCGCTTCTACCTGCGGCAATTGCACCACCTGCCAGTTCTGCTTGGCATCCTGCATCACGCGGATCAGCGCACCCGGCGCGATGCGGATGTCCTTCTTGGCCTTTTCCGACAGGGCCGCGGCGACGAAGCGCAGGGCTTCGCCCTTGATGCTGATCTTGTCACCGCTGCGCAGCACCGCATCGATCTGCTTGGGGCTGGCGGCCACTACCACGGCGGCCAGGATGTCGTCGTTGTCGGGGTGGTCATCCATCACGTCATCGATGGCCGAGGCGCGGTCCTCGGCATTGGCCGGCAATTCGATGGTTTCTTCCGGGCCGCGATAGCCGTGGCGGCGGTCGTAATCCATCACGCCCTTGCGTACGGCCTGGTAAGCGGCCTGCTGGTCGGCGGCATTGACCGTGGTGTAGACGTTGAAGCCCTGGGTATAGGTGTCTTCCTTGTACTGGGCGTACACCATCTGGCGCACCATTTCATTCACATATTCGGCGTGCACGGTGTACTGGCTGCCCGGGGCGCGCACCTTCAGCTCTTCCTTGGACGCCTTGTCGTACTGCGCCTGGGTGATGAAGCCCACGTCCAACATGCGTTGCAGGATGTACTGCTGGCGGATGTGGGCGCGCTTGGGGTTGACGATGGGGTTGTAGGCCGAGGGCGCCTTGGGCAGGCCGGCCAGCATGGCGGCTTCGGCCAGGGTGATGTCTTTGAGGTCCTTGCCGAAGTAGGTGCGGGCGGCGGCGGCAAAGCCGAAGGCGCGCTGGCCCAGGTAGATCTGGTTCATGTAGACCTCCAGGATCTGGTCCTTGGTCAGGGCATGTTCGATCTTGTTGGCCAGCAGCACTTCGTAGAGCTTGCGCGATAAGGTCTTTTCCTTGGTCAGGAAGACGTTGCGCGCCACCTGCATGGTAATGGTACTGGCACCCTGCGAGGCGCTGCCGCGCAGCACGTCGGTCACCAGTGCGCGGGCGATGCCGATCCAGTCGATGCCGCCGTGTTCGTAGAAGCGATAGTCTTCGATGGCCAGCACGGCATTCTTCATGTCGGCCGGGATGTCGTCGAGCTTGACCAGGCTGCGTTTTTCTTCACCAAACTCGCCCAGCAAGACCTTGTCGGCGGACCAGATGCGCAGCGGCACCTTGGGGCGGTAGTCGGTGATGAGGTCCAGCGAAGGCAGGCGCGGGTTGATGAAGATCAGTGCATAGACCACCAGCAGCGCGCCGGCGACGCCCAGACCGAGGATGGATAGACCGATGAACTTGGCGACGTTGATACTGAGGAAGCCGCGCTGGCGGCGCAGGTCCGGCAAAGAGGAGAAA is a window from the Herbaspirillum rubrisubalbicans genome containing:
- a CDS encoding penicillin-binding protein 1A produces the protein MPFSSLPDLRRQRGFLSINVAKFIGLSILGLGVAGALLVVYALIFINPRLPSLDLITDYRPKVPLRIWSADKVLLGEFGEEKRSLVKLDDIPADMKNAVLAIEDYRFYEHGGIDWIGIARALVTDVLRGSASQGASTITMQVARNVFLTKEKTLSRKLYEVLLANKIEHALTKDQILEVYMNQIYLGQRAFGFAAAARTYFGKDLKDITLAEAAMLAGLPKAPSAYNPIVNPKRAHIRQQYILQRMLDVGFITQAQYDKASKEELKVRAPGSQYTVHAEYVNEMVRQMVYAQYKEDTYTQGFNVYTTVNAADQQAAYQAVRKGVMDYDRRHGYRGPEETIELPANAEDRASAIDDVMDDHPDNDDILAAVVVAASPKQIDAVLRSGDKISIKGEALRFVAAALSEKAKKDIRIAPGALIRVMQDAKQNWQVVQLPQVEAALVSVVPQDGAIRALVGGFDFTQNNFNHVTQAWRQPGSTFKPFIYSAALEKGFAPASIVNDAPVSYPAGPGQPNWEPKDDETPAGPMTVRTALQKSVNLVAIRTLDYIGVPYARDFITGTYGFDTDKVPPYLPMALGAGQTNPLQLSAAYSVFANGGYKIQPYLISQITDARGKVLSKADPLIVGNGAPRVVAERNSYIMTNLLRSVAQAGTGARSNSIGRTDLAGKTGTTNDAVDGWFAGYQHTLATVAWMGYDQPKSLGSKEFGAQLALPIWVDYMAKALKGVPQFDQPVPDGIRFIDGEPYYDNFTPNNGLVTNVGVTAGDALANFFGWTTNQTPATPANNQPAPNVPGSAPGGPGAAPGTSANRPQSESARRFLDNTNQGH